The Pseudoxanthobacter soli DSM 19599 sequence CCCTCTCGCGGAGGGCGCCCTGCAGCGCGCGCACGTCGGCGCCCTTCGCGCCGCGCCGCAACGTCGGGCGCATGGTTCCGGTGCTGGCCAGCGCCGCGTGAAAGGCCGCGGCATAGCCCGCGATCAGGTCGGCCTTGTCGGTGCCGTTGACGATGCGCCGGGCGCCCTTCCAGTCGCACGCGGCGCCAGCGATATAGTCGCCGAGCTTCTTGCCGGTGAACCAGCCTTCCGCCATCCCGCGCACGAGGATCCTCGCGGCGATGTCCGGCTTCATGGCGTCGTCGGGCTGGCCGACGAGATCGAGGCCCAGCTTGCGGCCGGCCCGGGCATAGTTGTTCTTCCACGTCAGTTGCACGAAGCCGCGTCCGGCATAGCGCGGGCCGTCGCCGGGCTCGGTGTTGCCCATCGCCCGCGCCCGCGCCGGGTCCCGGCCGGTGACGTCGTAGAGGTTCCGCTTGTATTCATCGCCGCCATATTCGGCGACCGGCTCCATGGTGCCCGCCGTCTCGTGATAGGCGGTCGCCAGCACATAGGCCAGTTGGCGCGGATCGCCCTCCGCGTGGTCCTGCCGCCAGGCATCGAGGATCGCCTCGATACCGGCCGCCTGCGCCGAGGTCAGCAGACGGCCGAAAGGCCGCGCCGCCACGGCGCCGAGAAAGCGCTCGTCGAGCATGACAGTCTCCATGTTGTGAGAATCGGTCGAACCGCCCTCAGGGGGCGTAAGGCACCGCTGCCGCCTGAACGGCCGCGTTGGCGATGCGACCCGGCCACATCGCCACCAGGTCGTAGAGGCCGTCGCCTTTGGCATAGCCACCGCCTCCGGCCCGACCGAGCCAGGCGGACGAGCGGATACCGGGCAGGATGCTCGTCGCGCTCGACGCCACCGCGCCACCGTTGGCGCACGCCACGGCGCCGCTCGCGTCCCAGGCGAAAGCAGCGCCAAGCCCGTTGGCGAGGATATTGGCACCCGGCACGGCATCGAGCACGGCCGCGCCGTCGAGCATGGTGCGCACCGCCGTCGCGCTGCGCAGACCGATGAGCGGGTGCACGGGACCGCCCAGCAACACCGGAACGTCGGTCGACGACGTGCCTGCGCGAGGCGGCAAAGCCTGCACCAGCCCGGTACCAGCAGCCCCCTGCAAAACCGCCTCCATGCCGGCCGGCAGCCGGCACATCTCCGCCACGCGCGTCACCTGCGCGATGGTGTCGCCGATGATCGGCGCGTGCGGCGCCGTAGCAGCCTCGTAGAGCCCGGGCAGGATCAGGTAGAGCACGCCGCCCGCGGGCACGATCGCGCGCATCGTCATGTTGGTCGCGGTCGGCACGCCGGCGGCGGACTGGTATTGCGCCCAGGCCGTCGTCAGCGGCACCGAGACCGCTGATGTATTGTCCGCCAGCCGGAGGCTGACGGTGCCGCTGCCCCGCATCCACGCCTGCACGCAATGAGGATTCACGTTTCCGGTCGGCCCGCTGAAACCCATGATCGCTTCTGTCGTGCCGGCGGTGTTGTCCAGCTGATACACGGTGCCGCTGGTGCAGATCGCGCCGAGCCCGCCGGCGACGAGCGCCGCGCTGTCGTCGACCACAGAAAGCACCGCGGCGGCATCGCCCCCTTTGCTCAACTGAGAAAGGTCGACCGGGTTGTGCTTGCGCCCGAACACCTTGTTCGTCAGCGCATTCTCCAGCACCAGGCGGCGGCTCCCGCCGAGGTAACTGAACCGCGGCTGATTGGCCGCCAGATCAGCCCGCAGCACGCCCGCCGCGTCGAAATAGGTCCGCGTCGACGTCGACGCCGCCGTGTATTGCGCGAAGAACACCGCCTCGGAAACTTCCGCCGGCGCGGTCGGATCGGCCGGCGCCGGCAGCCAGTACCGCCGCAGCCGGAAATCCGCGCCCGCGGTGGCGCCGGCAAGGCCACGGCCGACGATCAGCGCCATGATGCCGTAGGACGTCGCGAGCAGTCCCGCCACCCGCGCCCGCGCGGCCTGCCCCGACAGCCCTTCGGCCGCGGCCCAGGCCCACGCGGCATCGATCTCGGCGACATCGGCGAGCGAGGGCGTCACGATCACGCTGGCGGACCAGCCGGAGGGCGCGCCGTCCCGCGTCTGCCGCGCCCGCACATGGATGGGCTGGCCACCGGTCAGCCCGGCCGGCAGGGGCAGCGCCCACACCCCATCGCCGCCCGCCGTGACACGCTCATTCATCCGGCCAGCCCGCCGTGATGTCGATCGCGTGCAACGCCGCCTCATCCGTCGCAGCGATCAGCACATCCTTGAGCGTGCGGGCGTGCTGCCGGATGCGGGCATAATAGTCGCCGACGGCCGCCGCCAGCGCCAGGCCATCGGCAGGCGTCGGCAGCGCCAGGCGACTATTAGCCTGCGTGATCCACCCGAGGCTGTAGCTTTCGGGCCAGGGCACCGCGCCGCCGGCCGCGGCCACCGCCGTGGTTGCCATGCCCGTGATGTCGGCCCGCGACCCCTCGTCGAGCGCGATACGCTGGCCGAGATAGGGCGCGCCTTCGGCCACCATCCTGTTGGCGATAAACCCCACGGCCGCGATCAGCGCCGTCCGCCGTTCCTCGAGCGTCGGGTCCGGCGGCGGCGCGATCACGCCGTTGATGCGCCGCCATCCCGGCTCCACGTCAGACGCCACCTCGACCAGATCGAGAGATGGATGCAGGACCGGCTTCTCCGCGAAAACCTCATGGACCGTGTCGTCGATGATCAAAGCCCAGCTCATCCGTACATCTCCCATAGCCACACCAGCCCGGGCGCGCCCGGCGCACCGATGATTGCTGTCGAGTTGGATCCGGCGCCGCCGCCGCCACCGCCCGGGAAGCCGGCGTCGTGCGCCCCCGTGGTCCCGGTAATCTGGCCGATCGGGGCACCGCCAAAAGCCGAGCCGCCCGGCGAGCCGATATAGCGGATGCCCGAGCCGGCGGAGTCCCGCACAGACATGCCGCCGCCCGCGGAACGCCCGGGGATGACGCCGATCCCACCCACGCCGCCACCGCCCGCGACCGGCGCCCCGAACGATCCGCTTGCAGCTTTACCTCCGGTGCCGCCGTATGCGGTCGCGAACGACCCGAAACTCGTCGCACCGCCGTTGCCGCCATCCGACGACGTGCCGCCACTGGCATTGCCGTAGGCACCGCCGGCGCCCACCGTCACCGGCACCGCCTGCCCAGGCACCACGTCGGCGATGCCCGGCACAAACCCCCCGGCGCCGCCGCCGGAGGCGGCCCCGCCCGACGAGGCCACTCCGCCGCCGCCCGCCCCGCCGGCCCAGATTCCGTATCCGACGCTCCAGCAACCATCCGGCGCGATCCAGGTCGTCGACGCGGTCAGCCACCTCATGACAACGCGACCGCCGCGTCCGCCGCCGATGTGCGCCGCGCCGCCGCTGATCATGATCGTCGTCGGCACGCCGGCGAGGAGGATGCCGGCCGGAAGCGCTGTCACGCCGCCAAAGGTCAGCGGCAGCGCGCCCAGCCCGTTGAAATTGATGGTCGCCGCGC is a genomic window containing:
- a CDS encoding peptidoglycan-binding protein, producing MLDERFLGAVAARPFGRLLTSAQAAGIEAILDAWRQDHAEGDPRQLAYVLATAYHETAGTMEPVAEYGGDEYKRNLYDVTGRDPARARAMGNTEPGDGPRYAGRGFVQLTWKNNYARAGRKLGLDLVGQPDDAMKPDIAARILVRGMAEGWFTGKKLGDYIAGAACDWKGARRIVNGTDKADLIAGYAAAFHAALASTGTMRPTLRRGAKGADVRALQGALRERGAAIEADGDYGARTEAAVRRYQDSIGLQVDGVAGARTWAALGL